CACCCCCGAGGGCCGCGCGCTGTACGCCGCGCACGCCGACCAGGCGTGGCCCGAGGAGCCGCACCTGGTGCTCTTCCACGCCCTGACGCTGATCCGGGAGCACCGGGGCGACGGGCACGTGGCCACGACCCTCGCGCACGGGCTGAGCGGCCTGGAGTCGCTGGTGACCCACACCGCGACGGGGACCGGCTTCACGGTGCCGGCCGCCCAGGCGACGCGCGGATGGTCCGAGGAGCAGTGGCAGGCGTGCGTCGTCGCGCTGGCCGACCGCGGCCTGATGGGCGCCGACGGCACCCTCACCGAGGCGGGCGTGGCGCTGCGGACCGCGATCGAGGCGGACACCGACGAGCGCGGGCACGCCCCGTGGGCGGCCCTGGGGGACGAGGGCACCGAGCGGCTGCGCACGCTGGGACGTCCCTGGGTCAAGCAGATGCTCGCCGGCGGCGTCTTCCCGGCCGGCGTCTTCGCCTGACCCGGCCGGCCACCCGACGTGCCCGAGGGCGACAGCGTCCACAAGCTGGCGAGACGCCTGGACCGCAGCCTGCTCGGTCGCACCGTCGCGCGCTCGGACCTGCGCGTGCCGAGCCTGGCCACCCGTGACCTCGCCGGGCGCGAGGTGCTCGAGCACGCCACGCACGGCAAGCACCTGCTCACCCGCTTCTCCGGCGGGGTCACCCTGCACAGCCACCTGCTGATGGACGGCGAGTGGTCGGTGACCCGGCCGGGCCGGAGGCTGCCGTCGCGCCTGCTGCCGGACGTGCGGGTCGCGCTCGAGACGACGGCGGGCACCACCGCGTGGGGGCTGCGGCTGCACCAGCTCGACCTGGTCGCCACCGCCGAGGAGTCGCGGCTCGTCGGTCACCTCGGCCCGGACCCGCTGCACGACGACTTCGACGCCGCCGAGGCCGTACGCCGCCTGCGCGCGGCGCCCGAGGTCCCCCTGGTCGGCGCGTTGCTCGACCAGACCCGGATGGCCGGACTGGGCAACCTGTGGGCCAACGAGCTCGCGTTCATCATCGGTCGCAGCCCGTGGACCCCGGTCGGCGAGGTCGACGTCGAGCGACTGGTGACGCTGGCCGCCCGGGCCCTGCGGCACTCCGCCCTGGTGCCGGGCGCCTACCAGGTCACCACCGGCACCGGCCGCCGCGGGGAGAGCCACTGGGTCGCGGGGCGCCAGCGCCGTCCGTGCCTGCGCTGCGGGCGCGTGGTGCAGATGGTCGACGAGGTGCCGAACGACCCGGCGAACCGGCGCACCTGGTGGTGCCCGCACTGCCAGCCCGGCCCCCTGCGTCCGCAGCGGTGACCAGGGTCAGAGGTCGGCGAGGATCTCCAGGGTGCGCCCCCAGGCCGGGGACGCGGGGTCGACGACGGTGAAGTGATCACCCTCGACCTCCACCAGCTCCGCGCTCGCCCCGGCGGCGCGGGCGGTGTCG
This Nocardioides dokdonensis FR1436 DNA region includes the following protein-coding sequences:
- a CDS encoding DNA-formamidopyrimidine glycosylase family protein, with protein sequence MPEGDSVHKLARRLDRSLLGRTVARSDLRVPSLATRDLAGREVLEHATHGKHLLTRFSGGVTLHSHLLMDGEWSVTRPGRRLPSRLLPDVRVALETTAGTTAWGLRLHQLDLVATAEESRLVGHLGPDPLHDDFDAAEAVRRLRAAPEVPLVGALLDQTRMAGLGNLWANELAFIIGRSPWTPVGEVDVERLVTLAARALRHSALVPGAYQVTTGTGRRGESHWVAGRQRRPCLRCGRVVQMVDEVPNDPANRRTWWCPHCQPGPLRPQR
- a CDS encoding SCO6745 family protein, whose amino-acid sequence is MDPHSSGRTARSLETLHALGYFVPEVEQEVTALGVRKGRGAYFASRAAAMGRVGPGPVVATFSVFAPSLVERFVPACWEAADPEQVMAARYRGVDAAYRRLLGAEVLESPEMAEAAELARTAAAGCTPEGRALYAAHADQAWPEEPHLVLFHALTLIREHRGDGHVATTLAHGLSGLESLVTHTATGTGFTVPAAQATRGWSEEQWQACVVALADRGLMGADGTLTEAGVALRTAIEADTDERGHAPWAALGDEGTERLRTLGRPWVKQMLAGGVFPAGVFA